gtgtcgacaaaaaaaaaaaaaaaaaaagtacaactGCAGTCCAGAAAAAAGTTGATTTGTTTTTACAAGTCATACATGCCAACTGTTCAATTACACGACTAAGGACTATGAATAGGACATTCCCAAAGTTATTCAACTCTAGAATTCTACCAATTAATTACCAAGACTTTTATAGAGGTGCTATAAATAGGAAGACTAATGGTAGAAGCACTAACTAAGAAGCAGGATAGAAAGCAAGATGAGCTCTTCTCCTTCTTATGTAAGATTAGCCAGCTTCAATGATGGAGAGGCAACAGGTTCTCGTCGCAAAGGTTATGTTCCTGTGCTAGTGGGAACTGACAAAGAAGACATGGAGAGGCTCTGCATACCTATAAAGCTCATCAATCACCCTAGTCTTGTTTCTTTACTTGATGATTCTGTGCAGGAATTTGGGGATAATCAGCAGGGATTGTTGAGAGTTTCGTGTAATGCTGACAACTTCAAAGAATTGCTCAGGAGTTTATCAAAAAAGAAGTGATTTTGGTACTTGTATAATTGTTTCTTTCTAACTAGGATATTAATGCAGGAAACTTATTTGTATCTCTTGCATGAGTTCTAGAGATTTGAGGAGATGAATTTTTCATCACGCTTGACATATTTCCACCTGGAACTTGAAAGTAAATTCATTTAAAGCAAAAAGAGGGAAGAAGTGCATAAAGCTTTCTTTGAAGTGCTAATATCATTTCCTTTGATATTTTATGCCTGTGTAGGAATCAACTATTATGGGCAAAGCTGCTATTTAGAGATCTTCCTGTTTTATAATGTTTTAGTCCTCTTTGTACACTTGACCCAGATAATTTATTCTAACTTGATTGATATCCTCATTAACTAATTGACATCTTTTCAATTATTTGATTAGTATCTCCTATTGTTGGTTTCTTCAATCAATCAAATCAATTAACTAAGTCTAAATATGTGATACgatattatttttaattatgaTTTATGATAAGCGTTTCTTGCCGGAGGGATATCCATGGATTTATTATTTGTGAGTAACAGTTTCTAACTTAACTTATAAATACCCTGAGGTATTTAATCTTGCTACTTCAAAACAAAATATGTTGCTAGGATTCAACAATCACTTGACAATAATGGCCGGACGTAATCCTACACATATATGTACATGACTTGTTTAACGCTCTTAACTATGTCCGGTGGGTAAGTGTTTGTAGCGTAAGAAAAGGGTATGACCAATAAGTCAAGCTGTGTTAAATGCTTTCTGCTCTTGGCAATTTGCGGCTTCAATTATTTCATACGAACGGCTTCTTTTACATCTTGATTCAAGCCAGTTCTATTAGCATATTGTTTTTCTTAAATCTTTAGAACTTTATCTTTCTGAATAGGATCGGAATAATGGTTTGAAAGTAGGACTTTGAATGAGGAGAGTCAACCCCCTTGCTATCTGGTATATGAGATCGTTCAGTCGCAATTTGGAAACATTTTTGTATCTATTGCATTTACAATATGGTGTGGGACTACGAAGAAAGAAACTTTTACTATTTCAAAGTAGATTTATATAAAGAAAATATTATTGGAGAATAATcagcactttttttttcctttttttggagAAAATCCAAATCAGCAGTTATTGGAGAGATAGTCATATAGTCTGTATCAGCACTTATATTTGTTCACACATTGAAATTGCATGAGAACAAAAGGACAAAACATAATCCTTTTTAACTTTCtcatattattttgttttggtacTCTTTCAAGCAAGATTACAGCTAGAGTTTAATTGCAAAGTGATACAAGTATTGAGGAAGAAAAGACAAAATGAGAGGAGCAAAGAACTAAACTTGATGCTATTCTGTTTATAGAGCCAAACCAATGGAGAAATACTTGAAACTAGGAAGTGTAGCCACTAACTACTGGTAAAGTGCTTACACACGCAACTGACTCCACTATGGTCAACTAAAATTAAGTAAATATTTCTAACAATCTCTCCCTTAAATTGAAAGTTTTCAAACATTTAGTTTAACGAGACTTATCAAGTGCATAGACTCCAAGCAGCTTTCTTAGTTTTTGAAACGTAGGCAACTTCAATGGCTTGGTCATTATATTAGCAATCTAATTTTCATTGCAGTGGAGAAAATCAATTCTTTCATCCTTAATCTTTGTAAAAAAGTGTATGCTTATATGGAGATTTTTTAAATCCTTCAAAAAATAAGCATCTATAAGACTATACCAAGGGGCTTGTTTTAGCCCATGCTATTTGAGTTTGTAAATcttattttcactttcaagCTTCATATAACCAGGAGATTGATTGACAAATACATGTTCCTGTAAATCACTATGCAAAAATGCTGATTTTATGTCCAAATGGAAAATAAGCCATTAATGTTGTGCTGCCAATGCAATCGCTAGTCTGATCGTAACATGTCGTTCAACAGGAGCAAAGACTTCTTTATAATCCACCTCAAACTCTTGTTTATAGCCTTTAGCTACTAATCGTGCTTTGTACTTGTCAACTTCTCCATTCTccttcaatttcattttatacACCCACTTGACACCAATTGTCTTGTGCCCCTTTGGAAGATTAGTCAACACCCATATGTTGTTTCGTTCAATGGCTAAAATTTCTTCATCCATCACCTTTTGCCATTCTGATTTTTTGATGGCTTCTTCAAAAGCTATAGGATTACAATCAAAAAATAGAGGACAATGTGTAAGTAGGTCCTCAAATTGGTCAATTCTAGTTACTTCATAATCAGTCAACCATGTAGGTCTTCTTCTAACACATTGAGGCCgtccttcattttcttttggagTTGGTAAGCTTGGAACAATTGTCGGACCATCTAATGGATTTTGTTCTATCACCTACTGCCTCTCCTCTTTGTTAACTCCATCAAAGTCAACAAGTATTTGTTGTTCAGTAACATTGTTGTTCCATGGCCAAAAGCTTTCTTCATCAAAACTTACATCATGACTGGTAACAATTTTCTTAGTGAGAGGATTATAAAGCTTATAAGGCTTTGATAGATCATTAACACCAAGAAAAATGCATTTCTCTCCCCTGTTATCTAACTTTGTCCTCTTCTAGTCTGGAATATGAGCATAGGTGACACATCCAAAAATTCTGAAATGATCTACTATCTGTTTTCGTCCGCTCCATACTTCCTCAAGCATCATTTTTTTAACAGCAAGCATGGGACTTCTGTtcagtaaatgaaatgctccAGCTGACAACTTTAGGCAAAAAGCTTTTTGCAATATCACTTCTTGTCAAAATAGTCCTTACCATGTTCAAGATTGTATAGTTCTTCCTTTCCAAAACAATATTTTGCTATGGTGTATAGGCTACTATAAGTTGCTTTCGAATTCCACACTTCTTCCAAAAATTTGTAAATCATTGCGAGTTGTATTCTCCACCACAATCACTGTGAAGAATCTTTGTAGACTTGTATGTTTCTTTTCAACAAGAGCCTTGAAGTTTTTGAAAGTTGAAAAACCTTCAGACGTCTCTTGCAAAAATAAATCCAAGTTTTCTAACTATAATCTCAATGAATGTTATAAAATAATGTTTGCTACCATTAGATGTCAGTTTAATGGGTTTGCATAAATTAGAGTGCTCTtcatattttttctttcaagaaatgGTCTCGATGTTGTTCTCTAACAATACATTCTTCACAAACTTCTGAAGGAATTGAAATTTGGCGAAGATCGATCATCGTTTTTTTCTACTGCTGAGTTTTCAATCCACCAAAGTTTAGATGACTATAATGAAAATGCCATAGCCATGCCACATCTTTCAATTTTGTTGACAAGCATGAATGAATAGTGTTATGCAAATAAAGTGGGAACATACGATTCACTGTCATGTTAACTTGAGCAATTAAACCCATCTTTGCCTCAAAAACTTGACCTACTCCATCTATGATAGAAATCTCATACCCCCTTTCTAGCAACTAACCCATacttaggggtggcaattcgggtccaaatcaggttggcgggtcgggttctgACCCGACCCGTCAAaaaatctgttgacccgaacccgacccgccaacccatGATGGGTCAGGTATGCTGATCCGAAtccgaaaatttcaggttgatgggttggcgggtcgacccgaaatgacccgaaacttaattttaatttattaatttatcactgtaatttctaataaaatcaatttctcacaaaactaattacataatcaagtaataaaaatttaaataaataattccaaatcaaatctaaaataaattaaacaccgtaaaagtgttttatcccaaacaaaatataaaataaattaaaacagtataaaagtaaaaaataatataatatattatttgtccaaatataataatttcaacttcacacaaattaaataaattcatttaggattaagtaattaatgcctttgaaaaaaagaataacttagtttagttagataaaattatttttatgtttattaaattatttttaattcgtaaacgggtcatatcgggtcatatcaggtcaccacgtattgacccgaaatcgacctgttttcttttcgagttcatcgggtccaacccgattctgacccgaattcccgaaacctcaacccaaacccattaatttcgtattaggttcgtgtcgtgttttcaagTCGTatcgaaaattgccacccctacccATACTTAGCAAGTTGGTCTTTAAATCTAGGACAAAAAATAAACATTAGAGATAGTGTGGTAGAATTTTCTTTAGTCTAGATAGTTATCTTTCTTTTACACATTAGAAAAACTATGGAGTTATTACCAAACTTGACAGTGTTATGGAATGATTTGTCCAACTTAGAAAATGCCTTTTTCTTTCCACACATGTGGTTATCAAACTAGTATCTAAATACCACATGTTCTATTGTATTTCTTCGTTCGTGAGACACATAATCAAAAGAGactcatcttcttctttttctgcaaAGTTAGTTCTTTCTCTGTTTTGCCTATTCAAATTAGTTTGACATTCTGACTGATAATGGCCAACCTATGACATTGATAGCATTTAACATTAGACTTGTTTGTTGTCTTTAGCCTATGAGTTGAGTGATGACCTACTCATCCTCTTCCTTTTCCTCGAAATTGATTTTCTTGATGCTAGTGGTGTTGTTGCTGGTCAACACAGTCATTACTTTCTCTACGTCTATTGCATTCTCTATCCTCATTCGATGTCAACTAATTTTCCATTGAGGCCTTCAATGCGTGCTCTTTTTTCTCTTACTGGTTAATTTTTTGCTCATGAACTAGCAAAGAGCTCTACAACTCATCAATTGAAAGTGCATCAATATTTTTTCGATTCTTCTATAAAACATacaacaaaattaaattttggtcTCATCAATCGAAAAATCTTCTTGATAATGGTGACACCCTCCAACTTCTGTCTATGGTTTCTCATCTTGTTGGCAATTGTCATCATTTTTGTGAAGAAATCTATAACTGACTTGCCCGACTTCATGCTTAAAGTCTCAAATTTAGTTTGAAGTCCTTGAAGCTACACTCAGTTTGCCTTTGCATTTCCTTGATGCTTCTTCTTCATGGAGTCCCAAATTTGCTTGAAGATATATTTGCTAAGAATTGTCTCCAAGGTTGCTTGATCAACAGCTTGACAAAGATGTTTCTTGGCCTTAAGGTTCTTTAACTTCAATGCTTCCAACTTCTTTTTCTGCATCTCCGACAACACTACCGATAAATATTttgcttatatatatttttaaggGTGTTTATTTacttagttttggtgtgttttagaGTTTTTAAGGATGGAATTCGCTTCTATTAGCTACTATCTCCATAAGTCCTATTTTTATATTAAAAACTTGCATTTGAGTCATTTAATGTGTAAATTTGTTGCATTTGTAGGTTTTTGGTCAATTCAGATCAAATAAAATTCAAGCAAGACATATGACAGAATTTGAAGATGGTTTGGAAATGACAAATGATGAACAAGAGTAATttatttttggggaaaaaaCGTGACCTGATATATGAGTATCACCGCATTTTCATCCCTATTTTGGATTGAAGCAGAaaaagacaaacaaaatgcaggGGAGCCAAAATGCGGGTTAATATGAGGCTACCACTATTATTGCAATTATGGCTGTGCAACTCGCACAACTACTTGCTTCACTTTCTCATAGGTTTCTAACTCATTTTCATATCGAAGTTTGGCTGCAACTACTCAAGGAAGCTTTGGAGATTGTGAAGAAGTTTTATGTCATTTCATTGATGACTTTTGTTCATTCTAACTTCTATATATGCACATTGTATTTCAAGATCAAAAGGGAGGttagaaggagaaaaaaaagttGTGAGAAACGTAGTATAGATAGGAGAAACTTGTGACCTTGGtagattgaagcaaaaattgTAAGAGGAAGCTTGTTAAGCTTATTTCAATATTTTGAATAAGAATTTCTCATCCTTTGCTCTTTAAATTTTGTTATCAATCATGTCTTGTTTCATGAGTTTATTATGCTTAAACATGCTTAACATTATATCTAGCTAAACTATTTTCTCTTAGGGTGAAAATGAACTTGTTTGCATCGTGATATGAAGTGATTTTCAGTTAATTTGTGATATCTTGTGAACTTGTTAGTTCATGTATCTATGCTTCATATTTGTTGTTACTTGATCAACAACTATGAATCATCTTATCATTTGTTGTGCCTTAAACCTTGCCATGCAAGTGTAGACCAAGATTCATGAAGCCTAAAGATCATGTTCACCAAAGTAGGAGATCTATTTAGGTGGCTTTGATTTTCCTACTTCATAGATCTTAATGAGGTTGTATCAAGTTAACTCATCATGTAAATAGGTGAAAGCTTGTTATGAATATGTTTGGGTAATGGAAAAATAGTATTTAAAT
Above is a genomic segment from Coffea eugenioides isolate CCC68of chromosome 5, Ceug_1.0, whole genome shotgun sequence containing:
- the LOC113771123 gene encoding auxin-responsive protein SAUR71-like, encoding MSSSPSYVRLASFNDGEATGSRRKGYVPVLVGTDKEDMERLCIPIKLINHPSLVSLLDDSVQEFGDNQQGLLRVSCNADNFKELLRSLSKKK